ATGTGCAGGAATTTGTAAAATATCTGTTGCCGTCAAAATCAATAATCCTATACTTTGAATAGTAATAGCGATTAATAATGCATAGAACATCTTATTATTCTTTTGCACATACATATCTCGAAAGCCACCTGTTAAACAAAATCTTGTTCTTTGCATGACAAAACCTAAGAGTCCCCCGACAATTAAGCCACTAAAAATCATCCACATAATCCTAACCTCTCATTTCCGATAAGTTTAGTATGTATTATAGGTGATGATTTTCTTGTTTTCAACCTTATACACAATATTTTTGATATTTATATTATATTCATATAAGGAAGGCGATTAATTACGATTCATCATTATATCTCTACGTGTTAATTTATTAACCTATACTATATTTATCAACACAACAGTTTTTCCTTTCATTTTCAAACATAACAGAAAAAGCCTGAGACATACTTAGTCCCAGACTGTTCTATAATTAATTAAAGATATAACAAGGTTAATCATTCAAAGCTAACATCACATTTATTCACTGTAATTTTTCATAAAGAATAATAATGACTGTAATTCTATACCTAAGTCAATTTGATGTACTTGCACATCTGAAGGCGTATTAATTCTACCAGGAGTGAAGTTTAAAATACCTTTCACACCAGCTTGGACGAGTTCATCTGCAACTTTCTGTGCAACTCTTTCTGGTGTAGTTAGAATCACAACATCTATTTCTTCCTTCTTCAATGTTGTTATTAATTCATCGTTATCTTTAACAATAACGTTCCCTATTTTCTGGCCAATAACATCTTCTTTTACGTCAAACGCTTCTGTAATCGTCATATCGTCATGTATTGAAAAGTTATATGTGAGCAAAGCTTTCCCTAGGTTCCCAACTCCGACAATTGCGATTTTGATCATGTCACTCTCGCTTAGTTCAGATTTAAAGAAATCCAATAAACTATCTATATTATATCCGTACCCTTTTTTACCTAATTCGCCAAAATATGAAAAGTCACGACGAATTGTTGCCGAGTCAATTTGTAACGCATCGCTAATCGCTTTTGAATTTACACGATCTATACCTTTAGATTTTAATGAACTGACAAATCTATAATATAACGGCAAACGTTTTAAAGTTGCTCGAGGAATTTTAACTTGGTCACTCATTCGCTATTTCCTCCTTCGTGTTTGAATGAATTATATCTATGTATTCAAACGAGTTAGAGCGTAATTGTTAGATTATTAAAAAACAAATAATTGATTACAATGAATACCTAAATATTATACATTATTGAATTTTAAAAATAAATATCTTAGTTTCAAGACGGCGTTTTATACTGTAAAATGGTTATTAATGTAATAATTACGACTTTTTTCATAAGTTAATAAAATTTGAGAAAGACGAAAGGTGAAGATCGAATGATACTTTTACAACTCAATCATATATCAAAATCGTTCGATGGTGAAGATATATTTACTGATGTTGATTTTGAAGTAAAAACTGGTGAACGAATTGGTATCGTAGGAAGAAATGGCGCCGGTAAATCAACATTGATGAAAATTATAGCTGGCGTAGAAAACTATGATTCTGGAAATGTGTCAAAAATTAAAAACTTAAAACTAGGTTATTTAACTCAACAAATGACTTTAAATTCTAATGCAACAGTTTTTGAAGAAATGTCAAAACCATTTGAACATATTAAACGAATGGAAAGCTTAATCAAAGAAGAAACAGATTGGTTATCAAAACATGCAAATGATTACGATAGTGATACATATAAAACACATATGTCCCGTTATGAATCTTTATCGAATCAATTTGAACAATTAGAAGGATATCAATATGAAAGTAAAATTAAAACAGTACTTTACGGGTTAAATTTTAGTGAAGAAGATTTCAATAAACCTATCAATGATTTTAGCGGTGGCCAAAAAACACGTTTATCTTTAGCTCAAATGCTATTAAACGAACCTGATTTATTACTTTTAGATGAACCTACTAACCACTTAGATTTAGAAACGACAAAGTGGCTTGAAGATTATCTACGTTATTTTAAAGGTGCAATCGTCATCATCAGCCATGATCGTTACTTTTTAGATAAAATAGTTACTCAAATTTATGATGTGGCTTTAGGTGATGTCAAACGCTATGTTGGTAATTACGAGGAATTTATACAGCAACGGGATTTATATTATCAAAAACGAATGCAAGAATATGAAAGTCAACAAGCAGAAATAAAACGATTAGAAACTTTTGTTGAGAAAAATATTACCCGTGCTTCAACAAGTGGAATGGCAAAAAGTAGACGTAAGATTTTAGAAAAAATGGAACGCATTGATAAACCAATGTTAGATGCCAAAAGTGCAAATATTCAATTTGGCTTTGACCGGAATACAGGTAATGACGTCATGCATGTAAAAAATTTAGAAATCGGTTATCAAACTGCAATTACCAAACCTATGAGTATAGAGGTCTCTAAAGGCGATCATATAGCAATCATTGGGCCAAATGGTATTGGAAAATCGACCTTAATTAAAACTATTGCTAATCAACAAAAAGCGCTTAATGGCGATATTACTTTCGGCGCAAATTTACAAATTGGTTATTATGATCAAAAGCAAGCAGAATTTAAATCTAGTAAAACGATTTTAGATTATGTGTGGGATCAATATCCGTTAATGAATGAAAAAGATATTCGAGCAGTTCTTGGACGTTTCTTATTTGTACAAGACGATGTTAAAAAGATAATTAATGATTTATCTGGTGGTGAAAAAGCACGTTTACAACTAGCACTACTTATGTTGCAACGTGACAATGTACTTATTTTAGATGAACCTACCAACCACCTCGATATAGATTCAAAAGAAATGTTAGAGCAAGCACTCCAACATTTTGAAGGAACAATACTATTTGTTTCCCATGATCGTTACTTTATTAACCAATTAGCAAACAAGGTATTTGATTTAACAATTGATGGCGGAAAGATGTATTTAGGAGATTATCAATATTACATTGAAAAAGTTGAGGAAGCGGAAGCGTTGAAAGCGCACCAAGAAGAACAGTCAGTTAACGTACAAGCACATAAAAAGTCTATGGAACAATCGTCGTATCATAACCAAAAAGAACAAAGACGTGAACAACGCAAACTTGAACGACAAATATCCGAGTGTGAAAATGAAATAGAAACTTTAGAGACTACTATCTTACAAATAGACGAGCAATTAACCCAACCAGAAGTGTATAACAATCCACAAAAAGCAAACGAATTAGCTATCCAAAAACAAGATAGCGAACAAAAATTAGAACACGCTATGTCTAAATGGGAAGAATTACAACAAAAACTATAAAAATATACATAACTCTAACTGTAAAATCGCTATAGTTAGAGTTATTTTTTTACAAATTTTAATTTTTTTTATTCACAATAAAAACGCTGATATTATAGCTATCCACAGACTTATCCTAGTTACCCACAAGTAAATTAACACTAATCAATCATTTATTTTCTGTTTTCCCACCTGATATCCACAATAAATGACGTTATCAACACCTTTTATCCACAAGTTATTCACTCTTTGTTGATAAGTACGCATGTTCTCTATTGACATTGTTTTTATCAAAATTCATTGTTAAGACATTTTCTTTATGAAATAATAATAATATTGAAGTATATTTTTATTATTATTAAAAATAAATAAGGGGATACTTATGAGCACAAATCAAACATTTTTAATATTTGTTATAGCAATTATTCTACTTACATCTGTAATAGGAATTGTTGGACGATACATGAGTCGTCAACGTCTATTAAAATCTATGGAAACATTATGGCAAACGATTTCTCCATTAGAAGCTTTTATCAGACCGAACTCACATTTCGACTATGAGTATAAGCTCTACAAGGAAAAATTTGAATCACATTCATTAGTTGATGATAAAACTTGGTCCGACTTAAATATGAATGCAATCTTTCATAAGATGAATTATAATTTAACAGCTATTGGTGAAATGAAGCTATATGCCTGTTTACGTGGAATGCTTTCAATTACGAACAAATCATTACTTAGTTTATTTAATGATAATGCTGAA
The genomic region above belongs to Staphylococcus aureus and contains:
- a CDS encoding redox-sensing transcriptional repressor Rex produces the protein MSDQVKIPRATLKRLPLYYRFVSSLKSKGIDRVNSKAISDALQIDSATIRRDFSYFGELGKKGYGYNIDSLLDFFKSELSESDMIKIAIVGVGNLGKALLTYNFSIHDDMTITEAFDVKEDVIGQKIGNVIVKDNDELITTLKKEEIDVVILTTPERVAQKVADELVQAGVKGILNFTPGRINTPSDVQVHQIDLGIELQSLLFFMKNYSE
- a CDS encoding ABC-F family ATP-binding cassette domain-containing protein, translated to MILLQLNHISKSFDGEDIFTDVDFEVKTGERIGIVGRNGAGKSTLMKIIAGVENYDSGNVSKIKNLKLGYLTQQMTLNSNATVFEEMSKPFEHIKRMESLIKEETDWLSKHANDYDSDTYKTHMSRYESLSNQFEQLEGYQYESKIKTVLYGLNFSEEDFNKPINDFSGGQKTRLSLAQMLLNEPDLLLLDEPTNHLDLETTKWLEDYLRYFKGAIVIISHDRYFLDKIVTQIYDVALGDVKRYVGNYEEFIQQRDLYYQKRMQEYESQQAEIKRLETFVEKNITRASTSGMAKSRRKILEKMERIDKPMLDAKSANIQFGFDRNTGNDVMHVKNLEIGYQTAITKPMSIEVSKGDHIAIIGPNGIGKSTLIKTIANQQKALNGDITFGANLQIGYYDQKQAEFKSSKTILDYVWDQYPLMNEKDIRAVLGRFLFVQDDVKKIINDLSGGEKARLQLALLMLQRDNVLILDEPTNHLDIDSKEMLEQALQHFEGTILFVSHDRYFINQLANKVFDLTIDGGKMYLGDYQYYIEKVEEAEALKAHQEEQSVNVQAHKKSMEQSSYHNQKEQRREQRKLERQISECENEIETLETTILQIDEQLTQPEVYNNPQKANELAIQKQDSEQKLEHAMSKWEELQQKL